The genome window CACTCAGAATGTTGTGCTGCAGCTGAAAGCGGACAGTGTGGGAAGGAAGCTGAGAAAACCTTTAACAGTACAGGCGATGTTAACAGATGCTAAGAGTAAATTAAAAACCTAAAatgtcgttttatttatttcaattgtgaTTCTTAATAACACTAATAGATTAAAATGTCTTTACATTAgtcattcttatataataacatttataaataatatactatcataaattttattttctattattattttaccgaacgcgaatatttttattaattacgcgAATACCGATTAATTATCATGAaccgttaaaatattatctgtgaTATAAATCCAGATTACATAAAATGGacgataataaatattcatagacAATACTGTCAATAAAAACGTAATGTATatttgaattcattatttattattataaattcaaatactaaaaattattcatgtttataatattaaatgaaaatatcttgttataattaattgataattatttaaaaaatattacattatttttgtgaATCTTTGGTTACCTggcaactaaataaaatattgttattttaagcaattaatgTTTTACAAAGATTTATAACGACTGCTGCAttctatttattgtaatttgtttttgcaTACTACAACTAACAAGTGATACAAAAATGACTGATATTCAAAGTGCATTTAAAAAGCACTGTATAGTGCCTGATATATTGACAACAGCTCCATCTGAGCTATTAGATATTCAGTATCGTGGTGGTATTATTGTCGACTTAGGAAAAGAATTAACTCCTACGCAAGTCAAGGATAAACCTACGGTAAAATGGGCAACCAAAGATACCGAATATTACACTTTAGCTTTAGTGGACCCTGATGCTCCAAGTCGCGAAAATCCAAAGTTTCGAGAGTGGCATCATTGGCTTATTGGAAATGTTTATGGTGGAGATATTAATAAAGGTGAAGTTCTTTCTGATTACATTGGATCTGGACCACCAAAAGGAACTGGTTTACATCGCtatgtatttttagtttataagcAACCCGAAAAATGTGACTTTTCGAAAGTAAAAAAACTCCCTAATAATTCAGGATCGAATAGGGGAAAATTTTCGATTTCAAAATTTGCTCAACAATTCAAATTAGGTCCGCCTATAGCTGGTAACTTTTTTGTGGCAAAATATGACGATTATGTACCAAAG of Vanessa atalanta chromosome 28, ilVanAtal1.2, whole genome shotgun sequence contains these proteins:
- the LOC125074648 gene encoding protein D3-like, which codes for MTDIQSAFKKHCIVPDILTTAPSELLDIQYRGGIIVDLGKELTPTQVKDKPTVKWATKDTEYYTLALVDPDAPSRENPKFREWHHWLIGNVYGGDINKGEVLSDYIGSGPPKGTGLHRYVFLVYKQPEKCDFSKVKKLPNNSGSNRGKFSISKFAQQFKLGPPIAGNFFVAKYDDYVPKLYAQLKD